From Scleropages formosus chromosome 1, fSclFor1.1, whole genome shotgun sequence, a single genomic window includes:
- the LOC108928514 gene encoding 12-(S)-hydroxy-5,8,10,14-eicosatetraenoic acid receptor-like, translating into MNSSANDSKCEVANKSLYMNYSWIIILELILGLPLNFTALYTFIFRLRFYKANKNMVFLFNLVLADFLLLTCLPLKVYQFQRGKRCSESLVLCKAMFFTQFMNRGASIAFMTIITIDRYLSVVHPKKKNILKVVKKSPKFSIIVWLLLPLLAIPAMINTLKCDEGNRPDDDITDILRETVFFTKILVPFFILVFCTVRIVQRLQKKTVGEQAKLRRAVFAVTAVVVVYSICFLPHAASRIVLLVERSSEDPKDLETAAEVYEGIFSFSQIDCLLDTLVYCFYSSKFKNAYLSTFFPCFQTKYNKHNVNKIHLQ; encoded by the coding sequence ATGAATTCTTCTGCAAATGACTCCAAATGCGAGGTTGCAAATAAATCGCTCTATATGAACTACTCCTGGATAATTATCTTGGAACTCATTCTGGGCCTGCCTCTGAACTTTACTGCGCTGTATACCTTCATCTTCAGGCTGAGGTTCTACAAGGCCAACAAGAACATGGTCTTCCTCTTCAACCTTGTTCTAGCTGACTTCCTGCTGCTGACCTGCCTCCCACTGAAGGTGTATCAGTTCCAGAGAGGTAAGCGCTGCAGCGAAAGCCTAGTGCTTTGCAAAGCGATGTTCTTCACGCAATTCATGAACCGAGGAGCCAGCATCGCCTTCATGACCATCATCACCATTGACCGCTACCTGAGTGTGGTCCACCCCAAAAAGAAGAACATCCTGAAGGTTGTGAAAAAGTCACCCAAGTTTTCGATCATTGtctggctgctgctgccccTGCTCGCCATACCTGCCATGATCAATACACTCAAGTGCGATGAAGGCAACAGACCCGACGACGACATCACGGATATCTTGAGGGAGACTGTGTTTTTCACCAAGATCCTTGTCCCTTTCTTCATCCTGGTGTTCTGCACGGTCCGCATCGTTCAGAGGTTGCAGAAGAAGACCGTGGGGGAACAGGCCAAGCTGCGGAGGGCGGTGTTTGCCGTTACTGCCGTCGTGGTGGTCTACTCCATCTGTTTCCTGCCACACGCCGCATCTAGGATAGTTCTGCTGGTTGAGAGAAGTTCGGAGGATCCCAAAGACCTAGAGACCGCTGCTGAGGTATATGAAGgcatcttctccttctcccaAATAGACTGCCTGCTGGACACACTGGTTTACTGCTTCTACAGCTCCAAGTTTAAAAATGCGTACCTGTCAACGTTCTTCCCCTGTTTTCAGACAAAATACAACAagcataatgtaaataaaatccaTCTGCAATGA